Proteins from a single region of Chengkuizengella sediminis:
- a CDS encoding helix-turn-helix domain-containing protein, with translation MKKYMNINEVAKEFNISKTSVYKLMEHTNTEKRLEPINRETHRGDGGYKFKVQDVERIKAFYKKKDLTSSDAAKILNVSTTYVHKLIKNNELEYYEGEYKGKRTFFIKKEMIEQYKLEHPELAKKDVIYHKKEGLFLFQPFKKEGQLARIYKIDSKGRKVEAFLITENGEEISLERGEEEGWKREVVLEQKKNIATYGTAKFHFPKPASIDSLIYDIIVELLKHVGVNNIKIEVGDNILVEVKKSELRGVHSQTHFDFIDTLKKFLVEGKVIEKYDGILIDTGLTPMTFYMDEELKEKIMNEINETGVSMHEWFERKMNVK, from the coding sequence TTGAAAAAATACATGAATATTAATGAGGTAGCAAAAGAGTTTAATATTAGTAAAACTTCAGTTTACAAGCTGATGGAGCATACTAATACAGAAAAAAGGTTGGAGCCTATTAATAGAGAAACCCATAGAGGGGATGGGGGATACAAGTTTAAAGTCCAGGATGTGGAGAGGATCAAGGCGTTTTACAAGAAAAAAGATCTGACTTCTTCAGATGCTGCAAAAATATTAAACGTTTCCACCACCTATGTACATAAATTAATCAAGAATAATGAGTTGGAGTATTATGAGGGTGAATACAAGGGAAAACGAACGTTTTTCATTAAAAAAGAAATGATAGAGCAGTATAAATTGGAACATCCAGAGCTAGCAAAAAAAGACGTGATTTATCATAAAAAAGAGGGGCTGTTTCTGTTTCAGCCTTTTAAAAAAGAAGGCCAACTAGCACGTATTTATAAAATAGATAGTAAAGGGAGAAAAGTAGAGGCTTTTCTTATTACTGAAAACGGAGAAGAGATTTCACTTGAAAGAGGGGAAGAGGAAGGATGGAAACGGGAAGTTGTTTTAGAACAGAAAAAGAATATCGCAACTTATGGAACAGCAAAATTTCATTTCCCAAAACCAGCCTCTATAGATTCATTGATTTATGATATTATTGTTGAATTGCTAAAGCACGTTGGAGTTAACAATATTAAAATTGAAGTCGGAGATAACATATTGGTTGAAGTAAAAAAATCAGAGCTTCGAGGAGTCCATTCTCAGACACACTTTGATTTTATTGATACGCTTAAAAAGTTTCTTGTTGAGGGGAAAGTGATAGAAAAATATGATGGGATATTAATAGATACTGGTTTGACTCCGATGACTTTTTACATGGATGAGGAATTGAAAGAAAAAATAATGAATGAAATAAACGAAACAGGTGTATCTATGCATGAGTGGTTTGAACGTAAAATGAATGTCAAGTGA